In the genome of Segatella copri, one region contains:
- a CDS encoding ABC-F family ATP-binding cassette domain-containing protein, translating to MITVDGLTVEFGGTTLFKDISFQINEKDRIALMGKNGAGKSTLLKIIAGVRNATRGTVSAPKDCVIAYLPQHLMTEDGRTVFEETCQAFAHLHEMQAEIDRINNELTTRTDYDSDDYMQLIEKVSSLSEKFYAIDMTHFEEDVEKTLLGLGFERSDFNRPTSEFSGGWRMRIELAKLLLKSPDVLLLDEPTNHLDIESIGWLEEFIINSSKAVVVISHDRKFVDDITTRTIEVTMGRIYDYKATYSQYLELRKERREQQMKKYEEQQKMIAETKDFIERFKGTYSKTFQVQSRVKMLEKLELIEVDEEDTSRLRLKFPPSPRSGAYPVQMSDVAMSFDDKQIFSGVNLTVERGDKIAFVGRNGEGKSTLVKCIMGQLQNEGKLELGHNVQIGYFAQNQASLLDGELTVFQTIDDVAKGEIRNKIRDLLGAFMFGGEDSTKKVKVLSGGERTRLAILKLLLEPVNLLILDEPTNHLDLKTKDVLKQALLDFDGTLIVVSHDRDFLDGLVSKVYEFGHGRVREHLCGIYEFLESKKMESLQELEKK from the coding sequence ATGATTACAGTTGATGGATTGACCGTCGAGTTCGGCGGCACCACCCTATTCAAAGACATTTCCTTCCAAATCAACGAGAAGGACCGTATCGCCCTGATGGGCAAGAATGGCGCAGGAAAGAGTACCCTGCTCAAAATCATCGCAGGCGTGAGAAATGCCACCCGTGGCACCGTATCCGCCCCGAAAGACTGCGTCATCGCCTATCTGCCTCAGCACCTGATGACCGAAGACGGCAGAACCGTGTTCGAGGAAACCTGCCAGGCCTTCGCCCATCTGCACGAGATGCAGGCGGAGATAGACCGCATCAACAACGAGCTTACCACCCGCACCGACTACGATAGCGACGACTACATGCAGCTCATCGAGAAGGTTTCTTCCCTTTCAGAAAAGTTCTACGCCATCGACATGACCCATTTCGAGGAGGATGTAGAGAAGACGCTGCTCGGACTGGGCTTCGAGCGTTCCGATTTCAACCGCCCTACCAGCGAGTTCTCGGGAGGATGGCGCATGCGCATCGAGCTGGCAAAGCTGCTGCTGAAATCGCCTGATGTATTGCTCCTCGATGAGCCTACCAACCACCTCGACATCGAATCCATCGGATGGCTCGAAGAATTCATCATCAACAGTTCCAAGGCAGTGGTAGTGATCAGTCACGACCGCAAATTCGTTGACGACATCACCACCCGCACCATCGAGGTGACCATGGGCAGAATCTACGACTACAAGGCCACCTACAGCCAGTATCTGGAACTGCGCAAGGAGCGCCGCGAGCAGCAGATGAAGAAATATGAGGAGCAGCAGAAGATGATAGCCGAAACCAAGGACTTCATCGAGCGGTTCAAGGGCACCTACTCCAAGACCTTCCAGGTGCAGAGCCGCGTGAAGATGCTCGAAAAGCTGGAACTCATCGAGGTGGATGAAGAGGATACCAGCCGACTGCGACTGAAGTTCCCGCCGAGTCCGAGAAGCGGTGCCTATCCGGTGCAGATGAGCGACGTGGCGATGTCGTTTGATGACAAGCAGATATTCAGCGGCGTGAACCTCACCGTGGAACGTGGCGACAAGATTGCCTTCGTGGGAAGAAACGGCGAGGGTAAGTCTACGCTGGTGAAATGCATCATGGGTCAGCTGCAGAACGAGGGCAAGCTGGAGCTGGGGCATAACGTGCAGATAGGCTATTTTGCTCAGAACCAGGCTTCTTTGCTGGATGGCGAGCTCACGGTGTTCCAGACCATAGATGATGTGGCAAAGGGCGAGATAAGAAACAAGATTCGCGATTTGCTGGGTGCCTTCATGTTTGGTGGCGAGGATTCTACCAAGAAGGTAAAGGTATTGTCGGGTGGCGAAAGAACCCGTCTTGCCATTCTGAAGCTGCTGCTGGAGCCTGTGAATCTGCTGATTCTCGATGAGCCGACTAATCATCTGGACTTGAAGACGAAGGATGTGCTGAAGCAGGCGCTTCTTGATTTCGACGGCACGCTCATCGTGGTGAGTCACGACCGTGATTTCCTGGATGGATTGGTGAGCAAGGTATATGAATTCGGTCATGGCAGGGTTCGTGAACATCTGTGCGGCATCTACGAGTTCCTGGAGTCGAAGAAGATGGAAAGCCTTCAGGAATTGGAGAAGAAATAG
- a CDS encoding discoidin domain-containing protein, with protein MMKKNIIKMLAAVALVGTMAACSDDDKTAPAVNIKEQTVTIDSLQPGKVVFHWTTPEHPDYYYIKVAYDDPVKGHRVLNASAYADSLMIDGLFAKYGELAYTFTAVSRDGGEKVLFTKNAKAGYVPADIKDYEVGPISLTAAQLWTDNQESSEGPIAALIDGNNGTYFHMSWSAPTPWPHYIRVDLGKKVKGVSFWYKGRNNNNNDNPKHITIWASNKAADNPTDAEAWKIGELGSDVLPKGTAPEYTSPGLFSEKDEFKYLWLQIDEAYSGSQWIAMAELSIKEMTRSIYDPEKEPMK; from the coding sequence ATGATGAAAAAGAATATCATAAAAATGCTTGCGGCTGTGGCCCTTGTCGGCACAATGGCAGCATGCTCTGATGATGACAAGACTGCACCGGCAGTGAACATCAAAGAGCAGACCGTCACCATCGACAGCCTCCAGCCAGGCAAGGTGGTGTTCCACTGGACTACTCCAGAGCACCCAGACTACTATTATATCAAGGTGGCTTACGACGACCCCGTTAAGGGCCACCGCGTGCTCAACGCCAGCGCCTATGCCGATTCCCTCATGATCGACGGACTCTTTGCCAAGTATGGCGAACTCGCCTACACATTCACGGCAGTGAGCAGAGACGGCGGCGAGAAGGTGCTCTTCACCAAGAATGCCAAGGCGGGCTACGTGCCTGCCGACATCAAGGACTACGAGGTGGGACCTATCAGCCTGACCGCAGCACAGCTCTGGACCGACAACCAGGAATCATCCGAGGGTCCTATCGCAGCCCTCATCGACGGCAACAACGGCACCTACTTCCACATGAGCTGGAGTGCTCCAACTCCATGGCCTCACTACATTCGTGTAGACCTGGGCAAGAAGGTGAAGGGCGTATCGTTCTGGTATAAGGGCCGTAACAACAACAACAACGACAACCCTAAGCACATCACCATCTGGGCAAGCAACAAGGCGGCCGACAACCCTACTGATGCCGAAGCATGGAAGATTGGTGAATTGGGTAGCGATGTTCTGCCGAAAGGCACGGCTCCTGAGTATACATCTCCTGGTCTGTTCAGTGAAAAAGATGAGTTCAAGTATCTCTGGCTGCAGATTGACGAAGCTTATTCCGGCAGCCAGTGGATTGCTATGGCCGAGCTGAGCATCAAGGAAATGACCCGTTCTATCTACGATCCTGAGAAAGAGCCAATGAAGTAA
- a CDS encoding RagB/SusD family nutrient uptake outer membrane protein, protein MKILNKAFIGCLLAAGFTMTSCDYLDVIPAETTTGTDMTKDRQAALNYLYSCYGYLPTPNAGPTSLDFLTGDEVVTAFEHETFAAFPKGNYSASNPVISYWNTLYQGIRQCYMFQDELNKTGNFNGLADKDREDYKAQVTFLIGYYHFLLSRCYGPIIIVHQTPDPMLLPSDYQGQEPYDDCVNFICEKFDEAAKGLPATRTGAQAGEFGLATSVAAKAMKAKMLLYAASPLFNGNSKFYSDFKDKEGKTLMPLTPDESKWSKAAAAFKDAITAAESAGYHLYDRSDCKLNKNGYPADPKVRALRYTITDYSAEDEKAGANSEVIWADSRGEGYYGLQNKSIPYINGGWGWNGVAPTIAMLSRFYTKNGLPIDQDKTFDYANRWDPVEVDEAHKDEAYPGRKTQKFNLDREPRYYAWVAFQDGYYEILSASNNGAYSEDANYTLTSDNTHGRLICDFVLGGNCSRGVDANSKRTSNYSPTGFLNKKFINPDLVKSKTGADYTNTPWPLIRLAELYLSYAECLAETGDLTNARLYLDKVRTRAGLPGVKEAYEQFGKDPSKATTKEGLRDIIRNERMNEFYLENQNFWDMRRWLLAEKYFNVKAKGLNIDAENINDFSEVQEVVFERKFQSPMNYLMPIPSADINRNDHVVQTPGY, encoded by the coding sequence ATGAAAATACTCAATAAAGCATTCATAGGCTGCTTGCTCGCTGCGGGTTTCACGATGACATCGTGCGACTATCTTGATGTGATTCCTGCCGAGACAACCACTGGCACCGACATGACCAAGGACCGCCAGGCAGCCCTCAACTATCTGTACTCCTGCTACGGATATTTGCCTACCCCTAACGCCGGACCGACATCGCTCGACTTCCTTACCGGAGACGAGGTGGTTACAGCCTTCGAGCATGAGACATTCGCCGCATTCCCTAAGGGCAACTATTCAGCCTCCAACCCAGTGATCAGCTACTGGAACACCCTGTATCAGGGAATCCGCCAGTGCTACATGTTCCAGGACGAGCTGAACAAGACCGGCAACTTCAACGGACTTGCTGATAAGGACCGCGAGGACTACAAGGCACAGGTTACCTTCCTCATCGGATACTACCACTTCCTGCTTTCACGCTGCTATGGCCCTATCATCATCGTTCACCAGACTCCAGACCCGATGCTTCTGCCATCCGACTATCAGGGCCAGGAGCCTTACGACGACTGCGTGAACTTCATCTGCGAGAAGTTTGACGAGGCAGCCAAGGGTCTGCCTGCTACCCGCACCGGTGCACAGGCAGGCGAGTTCGGTCTTGCCACCAGCGTAGCAGCCAAGGCGATGAAGGCAAAGATGCTGCTCTATGCCGCATCCCCACTGTTCAACGGCAACAGCAAGTTCTATTCCGACTTCAAGGACAAGGAGGGAAAAACTCTCATGCCGCTTACCCCCGATGAGAGCAAGTGGAGCAAGGCTGCCGCAGCCTTCAAGGATGCCATCACCGCTGCCGAATCTGCAGGCTACCACCTCTACGACCGTAGCGACTGCAAGCTCAACAAGAACGGCTATCCTGCCGACCCAAAAGTGCGTGCTCTGCGCTACACCATCACCGACTACTCGGCTGAGGACGAGAAGGCAGGTGCCAACTCTGAGGTTATCTGGGCTGACTCACGTGGTGAGGGCTACTATGGATTGCAGAACAAGAGTATACCGTACATCAATGGTGGATGGGGTTGGAATGGTGTGGCTCCTACTATTGCCATGCTTAGCCGCTTCTACACCAAGAACGGTCTGCCTATCGACCAGGACAAGACATTCGACTATGCCAACCGCTGGGATCCGGTAGAAGTGGATGAGGCTCACAAGGACGAGGCATATCCAGGCCGCAAGACTCAGAAGTTCAACCTCGACCGCGAGCCACGCTACTATGCTTGGGTTGCCTTCCAGGATGGCTACTACGAGATTCTGAGTGCTTCCAACAACGGTGCATATAGTGAAGATGCCAACTACACACTCACTTCAGACAACACTCACGGTCGACTTATCTGCGACTTCGTGCTCGGTGGCAACTGTAGCCGTGGTGTAGACGCTAACTCTAAGCGTACCAGCAACTATTCACCAACAGGCTTCCTGAACAAGAAGTTCATCAATCCAGACCTGGTGAAGTCGAAGACAGGTGCCGACTACACCAATACCCCTTGGCCGCTCATCCGACTGGCAGAGCTTTACCTGAGCTACGCCGAGTGTCTTGCCGAGACTGGCGACCTGACCAATGCCCGCCTCTACCTTGACAAGGTGCGCACCCGTGCCGGATTGCCAGGAGTGAAGGAAGCTTACGAGCAGTTTGGCAAGGACCCATCCAAGGCTACCACCAAGGAAGGCTTGCGCGACATCATCCGCAACGAGCGCATGAACGAGTTCTATCTCGAGAATCAGAACTTCTGGGATATGCGCCGCTGGCTGCTTGCCGAGAAGTACTTCAACGTGAAGGCGAAGGGTCTGAACATTGATGCCGAGAACATCAACGACTTCAGCGAGGTACAAGAAGTAGTATTCGAGCGTAAGTTCCAGTCGCCGATGAACTATCTGATGCCTATCCCATCAGCCGACATCAACCGAAACGACCACGTGGTACAGACTCCGGGTTATTAA
- a CDS encoding SusC/RagA family TonB-linked outer membrane protein: MQKEARKQLGVIGAAMLLPMSALAADNNFVGSTGIAGSLKPKTESVFNATQQAKHQRITGTVFDEAGEPVIGATVVLKNNSKQSTVTDVDGNFKLDVNSTSGVIVVSYIGCQTQEVRFNGNKPLSIHLKEDSQTLGDVVVTAFGATQKKETVVGSVQQVRPESLRVPSASISSSFAGRLSGVIATQSSGQPGANGSDFYIRGIATISGAKSPLIVMDGMEISQDDLNHLDPDVIESFSILKDASATAMYGSRGANGVLIITTKSGQDLDKPKISFRVEANVTMPTSKPKFVDGARFMELFNEAVTNEGTGNTLYTAEQIANTRNHVNGEIFPDVNWYKEMFKSASYNQKANMNVRGGTSKIVYFMNLNVSHETGMLRNRSKEYYSYNNNIDYMRYAFQNNIDFNMSKSSKISLHLYAGLDNMHGPLAGSNDISRSLNDLYSQMMNANPVLFPISYNNEGDEWVHWGYRQLANGGNSNPMARLVSGYQDSFASTINANLNFDQKLDFITKGLGFHLMFSFKNWSKSTTFRSLNYNHYELKNYTQNEDGTYTYVQTPKGDPSKPVLSNSGQNAGDRRYYAQAYFDYNRSFGDHTVTGMLLWNINQYNSNIFVDNVLSSLPQRKIGFAARATYDYKHRYLIEFNAGYNGSEQFAKGHQWGFFPSVGLGYNLSEEKFWEPIKQTVSNFKIRGTYGLVGNDQYGYERFIYREDVSLTGNGSFTTGLPGNFVTYSGPGWNRLRNENVSWEVGHKLDIGFDLQLFNALDITVDWFRERRSNIFQQKLSIPNYLGTANTKIYGNLAEVINKGVDLAVNYSKRINKDLSVQFQGTFTYNNNEISVYDEAPGKRDAMKSQGKNVKTVWGYVANGLYIDKADIANNPTSTLGNIAIAPGDIKYVDQPDRDGKYDGRITADDQVPLGVSVPKIIYGFGPSVGYKNWDFSVFFQGRGNVALMLSDIQPFGSSYRRGVLKFIDEDHWSPDNQDPNAKYPRLTDNYNNHNTVSSSYWLRNGRFLKLKNAEIGYTLKNMRFYVNGTNLLTISPFKEWDPEMGGGNYTTKYPTQMTINVGFQLTLN, encoded by the coding sequence ATGCAAAAAGAAGCAAGAAAGCAGCTGGGTGTGATTGGAGCAGCAATGCTTTTGCCAATGTCAGCATTGGCAGCAGACAACAACTTTGTTGGAAGTACAGGCATTGCTGGTTCCCTGAAACCCAAGACTGAAAGCGTTTTCAACGCTACGCAGCAGGCAAAGCACCAGCGTATCACTGGTACCGTGTTTGACGAAGCAGGTGAACCTGTTATTGGTGCTACGGTTGTTCTGAAGAACAACTCGAAGCAAAGTACTGTAACCGATGTGGATGGTAACTTCAAACTCGACGTGAATTCCACAAGTGGAGTTATCGTCGTTTCTTACATCGGTTGCCAGACCCAGGAAGTGAGATTCAACGGCAACAAGCCGCTGAGCATTCACCTCAAGGAAGACTCACAGACCCTTGGCGACGTGGTAGTCACTGCCTTCGGTGCCACCCAGAAGAAGGAAACCGTGGTGGGTTCCGTGCAGCAGGTAAGACCAGAGTCGCTGCGTGTGCCATCGGCTAGTATTTCATCATCTTTCGCAGGACGTCTCTCGGGTGTCATCGCTACCCAGAGCAGCGGTCAGCCAGGTGCCAACGGATCTGACTTCTACATCCGTGGTATCGCCACCATCAGTGGTGCCAAGTCGCCACTCATCGTCATGGATGGTATGGAGATTTCGCAGGACGACCTCAACCACCTCGACCCAGACGTTATCGAGAGTTTCTCTATCCTGAAAGACGCTTCAGCCACCGCCATGTATGGTTCGCGCGGTGCCAATGGTGTGCTCATCATTACTACCAAGAGTGGTCAGGACCTCGACAAGCCGAAGATTTCATTCCGCGTTGAGGCCAACGTAACCATGCCTACATCCAAACCTAAATTTGTTGACGGTGCCCGATTCATGGAGCTCTTCAACGAGGCTGTTACCAACGAAGGTACGGGTAACACCCTCTACACGGCAGAGCAGATTGCCAACACACGCAATCACGTGAACGGCGAGATATTCCCAGATGTCAACTGGTATAAGGAGATGTTCAAGTCGGCTTCATACAACCAGAAGGCGAACATGAACGTGCGTGGTGGTACCAGCAAGATCGTGTACTTCATGAACCTCAACGTGAGCCATGAAACCGGTATGCTGCGCAACCGCAGTAAGGAGTACTATTCTTACAACAATAATATCGACTACATGCGATATGCGTTCCAGAACAACATCGACTTCAACATGTCGAAGTCGTCGAAGATTTCGCTCCACCTCTATGCCGGACTTGACAACATGCACGGTCCGCTGGCAGGCAGCAACGACATCTCTCGTTCTCTGAACGACCTCTATTCGCAGATGATGAATGCCAACCCAGTGCTCTTCCCTATCTCATATAACAATGAGGGCGACGAGTGGGTTCACTGGGGATACCGCCAGCTTGCCAACGGAGGTAACTCCAACCCGATGGCACGACTCGTGAGCGGATATCAGGATTCATTCGCAAGTACCATCAATGCCAACCTGAACTTCGACCAGAAGCTCGACTTCATTACCAAGGGTCTGGGCTTCCACCTGATGTTCTCGTTCAAGAACTGGTCTAAGAGTACCACCTTCCGCTCGCTCAACTACAACCATTACGAGCTGAAGAACTATACCCAGAACGAAGACGGCACCTATACCTACGTGCAGACTCCTAAGGGCGACCCTTCGAAGCCTGTGCTCAGCAACTCGGGTCAGAATGCCGGCGACCGCCGCTACTATGCTCAGGCATACTTCGACTACAACCGAAGCTTCGGCGACCACACCGTTACGGGTATGCTCCTCTGGAACATCAACCAGTATAACTCCAATATCTTTGTAGATAATGTGCTCTCGTCTCTGCCACAGCGCAAGATTGGTTTCGCAGCACGTGCCACATACGACTACAAGCACCGCTACCTGATTGAGTTCAACGCAGGTTACAACGGTTCCGAGCAGTTTGCCAAGGGTCACCAGTGGGGCTTCTTCCCATCTGTGGGTCTGGGTTACAACCTCAGCGAGGAGAAGTTCTGGGAGCCTATCAAGCAAACCGTTTCCAACTTCAAGATTCGTGGTACTTACGGACTCGTAGGTAACGACCAGTATGGTTACGAGCGCTTCATCTATCGTGAGGACGTATCGCTCACCGGCAACGGTTCGTTCACCACCGGTTTGCCAGGCAACTTTGTAACCTATTCCGGTCCGGGATGGAACCGTCTGCGCAACGAGAACGTATCATGGGAGGTGGGCCATAAGCTCGACATCGGTTTCGACCTGCAGCTCTTCAATGCCCTCGACATCACCGTCGACTGGTTCCGCGAGCGCCGCAGCAACATCTTCCAGCAGAAGCTCTCCATACCAAACTATCTGGGTACAGCCAATACCAAGATCTATGGTAACCTTGCCGAGGTAATCAACAAGGGTGTGGATCTGGCAGTGAACTACAGCAAGCGCATCAACAAGGATCTCTCCGTACAGTTCCAGGGCACATTCACCTACAACAACAACGAGATTTCCGTATACGATGAGGCTCCGGGCAAGCGCGATGCCATGAAGAGCCAGGGCAAGAACGTGAAAACCGTATGGGGTTACGTAGCCAACGGACTCTACATCGACAAGGCAGATATCGCCAACAATCCAACCTCTACGCTCGGTAATATCGCCATTGCTCCTGGTGACATCAAGTATGTAGACCAGCCAGACCGCGATGGCAAGTACGATGGCCGCATCACAGCCGACGACCAGGTGCCATTGGGCGTAAGCGTTCCGAAGATTATCTACGGTTTCGGACCATCAGTAGGTTACAAGAACTGGGACTTCTCCGTATTCTTCCAGGGCCGCGGCAACGTAGCACTGATGCTCAGCGATATCCAGCCATTCGGTTCATCCTATCGCCGTGGCGTACTGAAGTTCATCGACGAAGACCACTGGAGCCCGGACAACCAGGATCCGAATGCGAAGTATCCACGCCTCACGGACAACTACAACAACCACAACACAGTATCATCAAGCTACTGGTTGCGCAACGGTAGATTCCTGAAGCTGAAGAACGCAGAAATCGGTTACACGCTCAAGAACATGCGATTCTATGTCAACGGAACCAACCTGCTCACCATCTCACCTTTCAAGGAGTGGGATCCTGAGATGGGCGGTGGTAACTACACCACCAAGTATCCGACACAGATGACAATCAACGTAGGTTTCCAACTCACATTAAATTAA
- a CDS encoding ATP-binding cassette domain-containing protein, which produces MQKIISIKDGVTRMPEWRMAEPVNFESCEGEHIAIVGPNGGGKSMFVDIIVGRHPLLMHDPDYDFSPSTKTLVSDNIKYITFRDTYGGDNDRTYFLQQRWNQLEIDENTPIVKDKLEEAYGMAGEETPERRALQKHIYELFHMEHLLDKYTILLSSGELRKFKLASTLFSEPRVLIMDNPFIGLDADTRDQLKELLKTLAQEHALQIILVLSKSDDIPDFITHVVEVKDMKVMPKLTKEEYLAQRTPIPSRMLSQELEQQIINLPYSDREYKSQEVVKMNKVRIQYGKRIILKDLDWTVNNGERWALSGQNGAGKSTLLSLVCADNPQSYACDIALFGNPRGSGESIWDIKKHIGYVSPELHRSYQRDLPAIRIVASGLMDSVGLYVKPKEEDMGKCRFWMKVFGLEGLEDRGFLKLSSGEQRLVLLARAFVKDPELLILDEPLHGLDNHNRRLVKDIIEAFCKRNNKTMIMVTHYKEELPACIDHSIFLTRHA; this is translated from the coding sequence ATGCAAAAGATTATTAGCATTAAGGATGGCGTGACTCGTATGCCGGAATGGCGTATGGCCGAGCCAGTGAACTTTGAATCTTGCGAAGGCGAGCACATCGCCATCGTAGGACCAAACGGTGGTGGAAAGTCGATGTTTGTTGACATCATTGTCGGCAGACACCCTCTGTTAATGCACGACCCGGATTATGATTTCTCGCCCAGCACCAAGACGCTGGTGAGCGACAACATCAAGTATATCACCTTCCGTGACACCTACGGAGGCGATAACGACCGCACCTATTTCCTGCAGCAGCGATGGAACCAGCTGGAAATAGACGAGAATACGCCGATTGTGAAGGATAAGCTGGAAGAGGCTTACGGCATGGCGGGCGAGGAAACTCCCGAGCGCCGCGCATTGCAGAAGCACATCTACGAGCTCTTCCACATGGAGCATCTGCTCGATAAATACACCATCCTGCTGAGCAGCGGCGAGCTGCGCAAGTTCAAGCTGGCATCTACCCTCTTCTCTGAACCACGTGTCCTCATCATGGACAATCCGTTTATCGGACTCGATGCCGACACCCGCGACCAGCTGAAGGAACTCCTCAAGACGCTTGCCCAGGAGCATGCCCTGCAGATTATCCTCGTATTGAGCAAGAGCGACGACATTCCTGATTTCATCACCCACGTAGTGGAAGTGAAGGATATGAAGGTGATGCCGAAGCTGACCAAGGAGGAATATCTTGCCCAGCGCACCCCTATCCCAAGCAGAATGCTGAGCCAGGAACTGGAGCAGCAGATCATCAACCTGCCTTACAGCGACCGCGAGTACAAGAGCCAGGAAGTGGTGAAGATGAACAAGGTTCGCATACAGTATGGCAAGCGCATCATCCTGAAAGACCTCGACTGGACCGTGAACAACGGCGAGCGATGGGCACTGAGCGGACAGAACGGAGCCGGCAAGAGTACCCTCTTGAGCCTGGTCTGTGCCGACAATCCCCAGAGCTATGCCTGCGACATCGCCCTCTTCGGCAATCCTCGTGGCAGCGGCGAGAGCATCTGGGACATCAAGAAGCACATCGGCTATGTATCGCCAGAGCTTCACCGTTCCTACCAGCGCGACCTTCCAGCCATCCGCATCGTAGCCAGCGGACTGATGGATTCCGTAGGTCTCTACGTAAAGCCTAAGGAGGAAGATATGGGCAAGTGCCGTTTCTGGATGAAGGTATTCGGACTGGAAGGATTGGAAGATAGAGGCTTCCTGAAGCTCTCAAGCGGCGAGCAGCGCCTGGTTCTCCTTGCCCGTGCCTTTGTAAAGGACCCGGAATTGCTCATCCTGGATGAGCCATTGCATGGTCTCGACAATCACAACCGCCGTCTGGTGAAGGACATCATCGAGGCGTTCTGCAAGCGCAACAACAAGACGATGATCATGGTGACACACTACAAAGAAGAACTACCTGCATGCATCGACCACAGCATCTTCCTGACGAGACATGCATAA
- the ruvC gene encoding crossover junction endodeoxyribonuclease RuvC: MIQKKTNTEKIILGIDPGTNVMGYGVIRVMGNKAELVVMGIIDMRKEKDPYLRLGKIFERVTGIIDSYLPDEMAIEAPFFGKNVQSMLKLGRAQGVAIAAAIHHDVPIHEYAPLKIKMAITGQGQASKEQVAAMLQRMLNIKEDEMPKFMDATDALGAAYCHFLQMGRPETGAKHYSSWKDFAQKNQGRIGGGNGMTGPQAKLLAAINRTTHK, translated from the coding sequence ATGATTCAAAAGAAAACAAATACGGAGAAGATAATCCTGGGCATTGACCCGGGTACCAACGTGATGGGCTACGGCGTGATTCGCGTGATGGGCAACAAGGCAGAGCTGGTGGTGATGGGCATCATCGACATGCGCAAGGAGAAGGACCCCTATCTGAGACTGGGCAAGATCTTCGAGCGGGTGACGGGCATCATCGACTCCTACCTGCCCGACGAGATGGCGATTGAGGCACCTTTCTTCGGAAAGAACGTGCAGTCGATGCTCAAGCTGGGAAGAGCCCAGGGCGTTGCCATCGCTGCCGCCATCCACCACGACGTGCCCATCCACGAATATGCTCCGCTGAAAATCAAGATGGCTATCACCGGACAGGGACAGGCTTCCAAGGAGCAGGTGGCAGCAATGCTGCAGCGCATGCTCAACATCAAGGAAGACGAAATGCCGAAGTTCATGGATGCCACCGATGCCCTGGGTGCCGCCTACTGCCACTTCCTGCAGATGGGAAGACCCGAAACCGGTGCCAAGCACTACAGCAGCTGGAAGGATTTCGCCCAGAAAAACCAGGGACGCATAGGCGGAGGCAACGGCATGACCGGACCGCAAGCCAAACTCCTGGCTGCCATCAACCGCACTACGCACAAGTAG
- a CDS encoding MBL fold metallo-hydrolase, translating into MLHIERFQVNMLQENCYVVSDETKECVIIDCGAFYPEERNAITHYIQKNELKPVHLLVTHGHLDHNFGNDTIYKEFGLKPEVSQGDEKLMKGLKHQAETFYQMQLDTDFPPIGHFFEEDEVIKFGNHEFKIIETPGHSNGSVTFYCEAEHVAFTGDTLFKSSIGRTDFPGGSMFRIINSLRHLGLLPDETQVLPGHGEATSIGEELAHNPYMDR; encoded by the coding sequence ATGTTACATATCGAAAGATTCCAAGTCAACATGTTGCAGGAAAACTGCTATGTTGTAAGCGATGAGACCAAGGAATGCGTCATCATCGACTGCGGTGCGTTCTATCCAGAAGAGCGCAACGCCATCACTCACTATATCCAGAAGAACGAACTGAAGCCAGTACATCTGCTCGTTACCCATGGCCATCTGGACCATAACTTCGGCAACGACACCATCTACAAGGAGTTCGGACTGAAGCCGGAAGTTTCACAGGGCGACGAGAAACTGATGAAGGGACTCAAGCACCAGGCAGAAACCTTCTACCAGATGCAGCTGGACACCGACTTCCCTCCTATCGGTCATTTCTTCGAGGAAGATGAAGTCATCAAATTCGGCAATCACGAATTCAAAATCATCGAGACCCCAGGCCACAGCAACGGATCCGTCACCTTCTATTGCGAGGCAGAGCACGTAGCCTTCACGGGCGACACTCTCTTCAAGAGCTCTATCGGCAGAACCGACTTCCCTGGCGGCAGCATGTTCCGCATCATCAACAGCCTGCGCCATCTGGGCTTGCTCCCAGACGAGACCCAGGTGCTTCCGGGTCACGGCGAGGCAACCAGCATCGGCGAGGAGTTGGCACACAACCCATACATGGACCGATAA